From the genome of Varibaculum prostatecancerukia, one region includes:
- a CDS encoding proline dehydrogenase family protein, giving the protein MSESVAPPKVGGETGDCRHLADLAVARAQKWVRESEKYPEDRAAKLLSQVLEDQAGLDFTVAFVDGVIRPEDLQVAADEMNRLASSSVGFLPWYLRLPFKLGGAVAPVLPKVVIPITRTVFAKLVGDLVLDVSDAKLGPAIERLKQGGMRLNMNLLGEAILGDEEANKRLTDTMELLERPDVEYVSLKVSAVTGPHNPWAYDHVVDRAVDALLPLYRRANSYEQKKFINLDMEEYKDLHMTIDVFKKILETPGLEKLEAGIVLQAYLPDALPAMKHLQEWAAKRVANGGGRIKVRVVKGANLSMETVDARERGWKLTTQKSKQDTDSNYMKVLDYALTKEHTRNIKIGVAGMNLFTVAFAFELAHERGVLESGGVEFEMLTGMASPQSKAVAEDTGHLLFYVPVVNPDEYDVAIAYLVRRLEENSLDQNFMSDIFDLDDADVLHKEEQRFRRALDRVYDVKVGPVRQQNRLTETADDIKSFVQKDGEWTFANTPDSDPSLPENIEWSRQIVKAIPDCQIGIKEVEEATVSDANVLDQMLAGAEAAAKVWAARPAKERSEIIHRVGIGLSEHRAELMEIAAAECGKALDGGDIEVSEAVDFCHYYGQQCLELEQQEGAKFKPARVTVSTPPWNFPIAIPTGSTVSALAAGSAVIFKPAKEAARTGALLAKIMWDAGVPREVLQFVQLGNRDLGKNLMADERVDRVILTGSIDTAKMFRSWDNNMGLLAETSGKNGIIVTPSADLDLAVKDIINSAFGHCGQKCSASSLAILVGSVGYSERVHRQLLDGVRSLIVDYPSNPSSQTGSLCTPAKGKLLRGLTTLGPGEHWALKPKQLDDSGKLWTPGIRAGVQPGSEYHLTEYFGPILGIIRCDTLEEAIEIQNATDYGLTAGLHSLDADEINLWLDRVQAGNVYVNRGITGAIVRRQPFGGWKNSAIGAGTKAGGPSYLFGMGEWEVDGVPANEGVELRNRALVEAAKVARSLDSNKEFVMASLRSSQQALDSEFAIGHDPSDLRVERNVLRYRPLPVLIRLSEGEDASQVLMLAAAGRAAGSKVSVSMPQEPDSALLQYLRVQHIDYEVESDQSFRDRLPAWAAGAGLDARIRLIGGDVKAINEAVNGNVNVAVWSHPVTACGRVEMIPFVREQAVAFTNHRFGNHTPLSEQVKI; this is encoded by the coding sequence ATGTCAGAAAGCGTGGCTCCCCCCAAAGTCGGTGGGGAAACCGGCGATTGCCGCCACCTTGCGGATCTGGCGGTCGCTCGTGCCCAGAAATGGGTACGGGAGTCCGAGAAATATCCGGAAGATCGGGCAGCTAAACTCCTGTCCCAGGTACTAGAAGACCAAGCTGGTTTGGACTTTACAGTTGCCTTTGTTGATGGAGTTATCCGACCAGAGGATTTGCAGGTCGCGGCGGATGAGATGAACCGCCTTGCCTCCTCCTCCGTCGGTTTCCTCCCCTGGTACCTGCGTCTACCCTTCAAATTGGGCGGCGCCGTAGCTCCGGTGCTACCCAAGGTAGTAATCCCCATTACCCGTACCGTGTTCGCGAAACTGGTTGGGGATCTGGTGCTAGACGTATCCGATGCCAAGCTCGGGCCGGCGATTGAGCGGCTCAAGCAGGGTGGAATGCGGCTCAATATGAACCTGCTGGGCGAAGCAATTCTCGGTGACGAGGAAGCCAATAAACGGCTAACTGACACCATGGAGCTGTTGGAGCGTCCGGATGTAGAGTACGTATCTTTGAAAGTTTCGGCAGTTACCGGCCCGCACAACCCCTGGGCATATGATCACGTGGTAGATAGAGCCGTAGACGCTCTCCTGCCGCTATATCGCCGCGCTAACTCCTATGAACAAAAGAAGTTCATCAACCTGGATATGGAGGAATACAAAGACCTCCATATGACCATTGATGTGTTCAAGAAGATTCTGGAAACCCCCGGCCTAGAAAAACTGGAAGCCGGCATCGTGCTGCAGGCCTACCTGCCCGACGCCCTCCCCGCTATGAAGCACCTGCAAGAATGGGCAGCTAAGCGCGTAGCCAATGGAGGCGGACGGATTAAAGTTCGCGTAGTAAAAGGCGCGAACCTCTCGATGGAAACCGTGGATGCTCGCGAGCGCGGCTGGAAACTCACCACCCAAAAGAGCAAGCAAGACACCGACTCCAACTACATGAAGGTACTGGACTACGCCCTCACCAAAGAGCACACCCGGAACATTAAGATCGGGGTAGCAGGCATGAACCTGTTTACCGTGGCCTTTGCGTTCGAGCTGGCGCATGAGCGTGGAGTGCTAGAGTCCGGTGGGGTCGAGTTCGAGATGCTTACCGGTATGGCTTCTCCCCAGTCCAAGGCAGTAGCCGAGGACACCGGTCACCTCCTGTTCTATGTGCCGGTAGTAAACCCGGATGAATACGACGTGGCTATCGCCTACTTGGTGCGGCGGTTGGAAGAAAACTCGCTGGATCAGAACTTCATGTCCGATATTTTCGATCTGGATGACGCGGATGTTCTCCACAAGGAAGAACAACGTTTCCGTCGCGCCCTGGATCGGGTCTACGATGTCAAGGTTGGTCCGGTACGTCAGCAAAATCGTCTCACCGAGACCGCCGACGATATTAAATCTTTCGTACAAAAGGACGGGGAGTGGACTTTCGCCAACACCCCGGATTCGGATCCTTCCTTGCCGGAAAATATCGAATGGTCTCGCCAGATTGTTAAGGCTATTCCCGATTGCCAGATCGGGATTAAAGAGGTCGAAGAGGCCACCGTTTCCGATGCCAACGTACTAGATCAGATGCTGGCAGGTGCGGAGGCCGCTGCCAAGGTTTGGGCGGCGCGCCCCGCCAAGGAACGCTCCGAGATTATTCACCGCGTAGGTATCGGGCTCAGCGAACATCGCGCGGAGCTGATGGAAATCGCAGCTGCCGAATGCGGCAAAGCCCTAGATGGCGGCGATATTGAGGTATCTGAGGCCGTGGACTTCTGCCACTACTATGGTCAGCAGTGCCTAGAGCTAGAACAGCAAGAAGGAGCCAAGTTCAAGCCAGCGCGGGTAACAGTTTCTACCCCGCCCTGGAACTTCCCGATTGCGATTCCTACCGGTTCTACCGTGTCGGCGCTAGCTGCCGGTTCAGCCGTAATCTTCAAACCGGCTAAAGAAGCTGCTCGTACAGGTGCGCTACTAGCCAAGATTATGTGGGATGCGGGAGTTCCGCGTGAGGTTCTGCAGTTCGTGCAGCTGGGCAACCGGGATCTGGGTAAGAACCTGATGGCTGACGAACGAGTAGATCGGGTCATTTTGACCGGTTCTATCGACACTGCCAAGATGTTCCGCTCCTGGGACAACAATATGGGTCTGCTGGCGGAAACCTCCGGCAAGAACGGTATTATTGTTACCCCCTCGGCGGATCTGGATCTGGCGGTTAAAGATATTATCAACTCGGCATTTGGCCACTGTGGGCAAAAGTGCTCCGCCTCCTCGCTGGCGATTCTGGTCGGTTCGGTAGGTTATTCCGAGAGGGTACATCGCCAGCTACTTGACGGCGTACGCTCCCTAATCGTGGATTACCCCTCCAACCCCTCCAGCCAGACCGGTTCGCTGTGCACCCCGGCCAAAGGCAAGCTGCTCCGCGGCCTAACCACCTTGGGACCGGGCGAGCATTGGGCGCTAAAGCCCAAGCAGCTAGATGATTCCGGAAAGCTCTGGACTCCGGGTATTCGCGCTGGTGTGCAGCCGGGCAGCGAATACCACCTGACCGAATATTTCGGTCCGATTCTGGGTATTATCCGGTGTGACACTCTGGAAGAGGCCATCGAGATTCAAAATGCGACCGATTACGGTTTGACCGCCGGTTTGCACTCTTTGGATGCCGATGAAATCAACCTCTGGCTAGATCGGGTACAGGCCGGTAACGTCTACGTCAACCGCGGTATCACCGGCGCTATCGTGCGCCGCCAGCCCTTCGGCGGTTGGAAGAACTCCGCGATTGGTGCGGGCACCAAGGCGGGCGGTCCCTCCTACCTATTCGGCATGGGCGAATGGGAAGTTGACGGGGTTCCTGCGAATGAGGGCGTGGAACTACGTAACCGCGCTCTGGTGGAGGCCGCTAAGGTGGCACGCTCTCTGGACTCTAATAAAGAGTTTGTGATGGCGTCGCTGCGCTCCTCCCAGCAGGCTCTGGACTCCGAGTTTGCTATCGGGCACGACCCCTCCGATCTGCGGGTAGAGCGCAACGTGTTGCGTTACCGTCCGCTGCCGGTACTCATCCGGCTTTCCGAGGGCGAGGACGCCTCCCAGGTGCTAATGCTGGCAGCTGCCGGTCGCGCCGCTGGTTCCAAGGTTTCGGTGTCGATGCCACAAGAACCTGACTCCGCTCTCTTGCAGTACCTGCGAGTACAGCACATCGATTACGAGGTTGAATCCGATCAATCCTTCCGTGACCGTCTACCCGCCTGGGCAGCCGGTGCCGGACTGGATGCTCGTATCCGCCTGATTGGTGGGGATGTCAAAGCAATTAACGAAGCTGTCAATGGCAATGTG
- the putP gene encoding sodium/proline symporter PutP produces MISTFSTLVLPTVGAADFISSGSTSGIAIAMVIYFVAMILIGIYGYTRTQTMDDYMVGGRSLPPLVAALSAGAADMSGWLMMGLPGALYLTGLVESWIAIGLLIGSWCAWKWVAPRLRSYSQVAGDSITVPSFMSARLKDNKYVLQMVAGIIILFFFTIYVASGMVSGGVFFESIFGVNYHVGMVIVAGVVILYTLVGGFLAVSWTDMVQGIMMLIALLLVPIFGVVALGGFGVMTGTLNGLEGHMFSIVGDGAAGKLSMLNGLAWGLGYVGMPHVIVRYMALRSPKEAVAARRLGIGWMFLCVLGATLTALIGRALVENGLGGIKEALARVKVNPQESIYLVMGEKLFPAVLAGFMLAAILAAIMSTVSSQLLVTSSAVVEDIYRGIKKKRLLGAKGINAGRMVVLAISVIAAFFAWFRTDSILGLVAFAWAGFGAAFGPVVVLSLYWRKYTWQGAASGMAVGAITVGIWGNLPDTVPMFFQVYEILPGFLLNLLVSWLVSRATYKPNKEIDEEFDLAVNLAHASQEEINSTLEGRKVTPVTVVPLAEVEGKA; encoded by the coding sequence ATGATAAGTACATTCTCAACATTAGTGTTGCCCACCGTAGGTGCAGCAGATTTTATTAGTAGCGGGAGTACTAGCGGTATCGCGATTGCCATGGTTATTTACTTCGTAGCCATGATCTTGATCGGTATCTATGGCTACACCCGTACGCAAACCATGGATGATTACATGGTGGGAGGACGTTCCTTGCCTCCGCTGGTAGCCGCGCTTTCGGCGGGTGCCGCGGATATGTCTGGATGGTTAATGATGGGACTGCCGGGCGCCCTTTACCTGACCGGTCTGGTGGAATCCTGGATTGCCATCGGGCTGCTGATTGGTTCCTGGTGTGCCTGGAAATGGGTAGCCCCCCGCCTGCGTTCCTATTCGCAGGTAGCCGGAGACTCGATTACCGTTCCTTCGTTCATGTCGGCACGCCTTAAAGACAACAAATATGTCCTGCAGATGGTAGCCGGGATTATTATTCTTTTCTTCTTCACCATCTACGTGGCCAGCGGCATGGTTTCCGGAGGCGTGTTCTTTGAATCCATCTTCGGTGTTAACTACCACGTAGGCATGGTAATCGTGGCCGGGGTAGTTATTCTTTACACCCTGGTAGGCGGATTCCTGGCGGTGTCGTGGACCGATATGGTACAGGGCATCATGATGCTTATCGCCCTGCTGCTAGTGCCGATCTTCGGCGTAGTTGCCCTAGGCGGCTTCGGAGTTATGACTGGCACCCTCAACGGCCTAGAAGGTCATATGTTCTCGATCGTAGGTGATGGCGCTGCTGGTAAGTTGTCGATGCTCAACGGTCTGGCCTGGGGGCTGGGATATGTTGGTATGCCCCACGTGATTGTGCGCTATATGGCGCTGCGCTCCCCCAAAGAAGCGGTGGCGGCTCGCCGCCTGGGCATCGGCTGGATGTTCCTGTGTGTGCTAGGCGCTACTTTGACCGCTCTAATCGGGCGCGCCCTCGTCGAAAATGGCCTCGGTGGCATTAAAGAAGCCCTAGCTCGGGTGAAAGTTAACCCGCAAGAGAGCATCTACCTGGTTATGGGGGAAAAGCTCTTCCCCGCCGTGCTCGCCGGGTTCATGTTGGCCGCGATTTTGGCCGCCATCATGTCTACTGTTTCTTCACAGCTATTGGTAACTTCCTCCGCAGTGGTTGAGGATATTTACCGCGGTATCAAGAAGAAGCGTCTATTGGGTGCCAAAGGTATTAACGCGGGCCGGATGGTGGTGTTAGCGATTTCGGTTATCGCCGCTTTCTTTGCCTGGTTCCGTACCGACTCGATTCTGGGTCTGGTGGCCTTTGCCTGGGCAGGTTTCGGGGCTGCTTTCGGTCCGGTGGTGGTATTAAGCCTCTACTGGCGCAAGTACACCTGGCAGGGAGCTGCATCCGGTATGGCCGTGGGTGCTATTACCGTTGGTATCTGGGGCAATCTACCAGACACCGTGCCGATGTTCTTCCAGGTGTACGAGATCCTACCCGGGTTCTTACTGAACCTGCTGGTCTCCTGGCTGGTGTCTCGCGCCACCTACAAGCCGAATAAGGAAATCGACGAAGAGTTCGATCTTGCCGTCAACCTGGCTCATGCCTCGCAAGAGGAAATTAACTCTACTTTAGAAGGACGCAAAGTTACCCCGGTAACCGTCGTGCCCTTGGCAGAGGTTGAGGGCAAAGCTTAA
- the ispF gene encoding 2-C-methyl-D-erythritol 2,4-cyclodiphosphate synthase, with translation MSDSHNQLPPESSVDIPAASADDSAPAFLPRVGIGSDVHAFADPADPETASRPCMVAGLSWPGETPLKGHSDADVAAHALCDAILSAAGQGDLGSHFGTDRPEWRGASGKQLLAATMELIHQAGWELGNAAVQVIANRPRMGARYQQARAALEEAVGAPVSISATTSDNLGFTGRGEGAAAIATALVYPRH, from the coding sequence ATGAGCGATTCCCATAACCAGCTGCCTCCAGAGTCTTCGGTAGATATCCCCGCTGCCAGCGCAGATGATTCTGCGCCTGCTTTCTTACCCCGAGTAGGGATTGGCAGCGATGTTCACGCTTTTGCCGATCCCGCCGACCCGGAGACGGCTTCCCGCCCCTGCATGGTGGCGGGACTTTCCTGGCCAGGGGAAACACCCTTAAAGGGACACTCTGATGCGGATGTGGCCGCGCACGCACTTTGTGATGCAATTTTATCGGCTGCCGGTCAAGGTGACCTGGGTTCCCACTTTGGCACTGACCGTCCCGAGTGGCGGGGAGCCTCTGGAAAACAGCTACTGGCGGCCACAATGGAGCTTATTCACCAGGCAGGATGGGAGCTAGGAAACGCCGCTGTTCAGGTGATCGCTAATCGCCCGCGAATGGGGGCACGGTATCAGCAGGCACGAGCAGCTCTTGAGGAAGCGGTGGGGGCGCCGGTGTCGATTTCTGCGACTACCTCGGACAATCTGGGGTTCACGGGACGTGGGGAGGGCGCGGCCGCGATAGCTACTGCTCTGGTTTATCCTCGGCACTGA
- a CDS encoding NUDIX hydrolase, translating into MTARPKPPHMRIVRSAGALVWRLRPEANPIPGTMVPEKRQDIQVLIVHRPRYDDWSWPKGKREPGEAIPATAVREVEEETGVPIRLGAPLTVQRYRLGARVTKEVHYWVGFPDVSKQTLRARPLAPLASTKEIDKCQWVGPRKAMRMLTRRGDRRLLEELLTRLAERTLYTRTLAVVRHAKAIKRSHWENGEMTRPLSRRGSSQVLRLIPALSALGINQIITSPWRRCVATVAPYATLSGTPLKTEASFTEDAYRDDPSQMRAVVRGLLTESHLDAPAAPLAICVHRPTIPGIIGELAPLTPNKLGRLLPQNDPYLKTAGMLLVHIADYPEPRVVDLEVFRLDP; encoded by the coding sequence ATGACGGCTCGACCTAAGCCACCGCATATGCGGATAGTGCGGTCCGCAGGCGCATTAGTATGGCGTTTGCGACCAGAAGCTAACCCCATTCCCGGCACTATGGTTCCTGAAAAGCGTCAAGATATTCAGGTCTTGATTGTGCATCGACCTCGCTACGATGACTGGTCTTGGCCGAAAGGAAAACGCGAACCAGGTGAAGCAATACCGGCAACGGCAGTCCGCGAAGTTGAAGAAGAAACCGGGGTTCCCATTCGTTTAGGGGCACCACTGACAGTGCAGAGGTACCGCCTGGGGGCGCGGGTCACCAAAGAGGTTCACTACTGGGTAGGTTTCCCGGATGTTTCCAAACAAACTCTGCGGGCTCGCCCCCTCGCTCCCCTCGCTTCTACCAAAGAGATTGATAAATGCCAATGGGTAGGGCCGCGCAAAGCGATGCGGATGCTAACTCGCCGCGGTGACCGGCGTCTGCTCGAGGAACTGCTCACCCGCTTGGCAGAACGCACCTTATACACTCGCACCCTGGCGGTGGTGCGCCATGCAAAAGCTATTAAGCGCTCCCATTGGGAAAACGGCGAAATGACTCGCCCGCTTTCACGACGGGGTTCCTCCCAAGTGTTGCGGCTGATCCCGGCACTTTCGGCTCTGGGGATTAACCAGATAATCACTTCCCCGTGGCGGCGTTGCGTGGCCACTGTGGCTCCCTACGCCACGCTGTCGGGTACGCCTTTAAAGACCGAGGCCTCCTTTACCGAGGACGCCTATCGCGATGATCCTTCGCAGATGCGCGCGGTCGTGCGCGGATTACTTACGGAAAGTCACTTAGATGCCCCCGCCGCGCCGCTGGCGATTTGCGTCCATCGCCCCACCATACCGGGGATTATTGGGGAACTAGCTCCGCTCACTCCTAACAAATTAGGTAGGTTATTACCCCAGAACGACCCCTATTTGAAGACTGCGGGAATGCTGCTAGTACATATTGCGGATTACCCGGAGCCGCGAGTCGTTGACCTGGAAGTATTTCGTCTAGATCCCTAG
- a CDS encoding RNA degradosome polyphosphate kinase: MEHKQDAENRPEPKVGKAKIKEDATGQSHVVPSPADIARVYKENPQTEPTPQVDRVAAESNFETATADELISSKTSPEQFPGTDYEDADYDLPTGASPFVDGKKIASDDELLPRPKKTATPASDKSTKNKTSGKDAKTTSKDSGKAAAKENSTAGGAKEKTATPKTKVKDQAGGSKATREKTTKKSKTSSSTEKTSQEDKTFGGHAQTDGPEDLSTISPSTLREAPGIDKLAQAGPLGQDKPLPKGRFGDRELSWMQFNQRVLEQAEDERLPILERAWFTTIFSSNLDEFYMVRVAGLKRRIAAGIARTAASGLTPRQVLDLVTERAQVLCARQAGFVQNTLLGELEKVGIKLRRWDDLAPEQQEFLHGYFRRQIFPILTPLAVDPSHPFPYISGLSVNLAVVLRNPLTGKQHFARVKIPESLPRLICVEQAIDQVIPEDALDTKGEATFVTMEDVIGPHLDHLFPGMEILEHHVFRLTRNEDLEVEEDDAENLLTAMEQELLRRRFGPAVRLEVAEGISRPVLDFLVAKLEIGMEDVFALPEPIDLRCLNELHELDLPELKYKKFVPATAAGLAEVESARPTDIFAMIRSHDVLLHHPYDSFSTSVQHFVTYAAKDPKVRSIKQTLYRTSSDSPIVSALIEAAQNGKQVLAIVEIKARFDEDANISWARKLERAGVHVVYGMVGLKTHCKLSMVVREEADGLRRYCHVGTGNYHPKTARGYEDLGLLTCDREVAQDLTRLFNQLSGYAPRTSFHRLLVAPRSIRPGIIERIEREVDNHRKGLPAYIGIKVNSLVDEAVTDALYRASQAGVPIDIVVRGICTIRSGVRGLSENIRVRSILGRFLEHSRIYAFENSGQPEVWIGSADLMHRNLDRRVEALILIKDAEMTAELMDLVKLEASPEVSSWHLRRDGTWRRHIEAKDGSALMDIQEYLINKANSRMKGR, translated from the coding sequence ATGGAACATAAACAGGACGCTGAGAACAGGCCAGAACCCAAAGTGGGGAAGGCCAAAATTAAAGAGGACGCGACCGGCCAGTCGCACGTAGTACCCTCTCCTGCCGATATCGCCCGGGTTTATAAGGAAAATCCGCAGACTGAACCAACCCCGCAGGTAGATCGGGTGGCGGCAGAATCTAATTTTGAGACCGCGACTGCGGATGAGCTGATTTCTTCAAAAACCTCTCCCGAACAGTTTCCCGGTACCGATTACGAGGACGCCGACTACGACCTGCCTACGGGCGCTTCTCCATTTGTAGACGGCAAGAAAATAGCTTCAGACGATGAGCTTTTGCCCCGACCGAAAAAAACTGCCACCCCTGCTTCAGATAAGAGCACTAAGAACAAAACATCTGGTAAAGACGCTAAAACTACCAGTAAAGATAGCGGGAAAGCAGCCGCTAAGGAAAACTCAACAGCAGGCGGCGCCAAAGAAAAAACTGCCACCCCGAAAACAAAAGTGAAGGATCAGGCAGGCGGGTCCAAAGCTACCCGCGAAAAGACCACTAAGAAGTCAAAGACCTCCTCATCAACCGAAAAAACCTCGCAGGAAGATAAGACTTTCGGTGGTCACGCCCAAACTGATGGTCCGGAAGATCTTTCCACCATCAGTCCCTCCACTTTGCGGGAGGCTCCCGGCATTGACAAACTCGCGCAAGCTGGCCCCCTCGGTCAAGATAAACCTCTCCCCAAGGGACGGTTTGGGGATCGGGAACTGTCCTGGATGCAGTTTAACCAGCGGGTATTAGAGCAGGCAGAAGATGAGCGACTCCCGATTTTGGAGCGCGCTTGGTTCACCACTATTTTCTCCTCCAATTTGGACGAGTTCTATATGGTGCGCGTGGCCGGGCTTAAACGCCGGATTGCTGCCGGAATCGCCCGCACCGCCGCCTCCGGCCTCACCCCCCGCCAGGTACTTGACCTGGTGACTGAACGCGCCCAGGTTCTCTGTGCCCGGCAAGCCGGTTTTGTGCAGAACACTTTGCTAGGCGAACTAGAAAAAGTGGGGATTAAGCTGCGCCGCTGGGATGATCTTGCCCCCGAACAGCAAGAATTCCTGCATGGATATTTCCGGCGCCAAATTTTCCCCATTCTCACCCCCCTGGCAGTCGATCCTTCGCACCCCTTCCCCTATATTTCGGGGCTGTCAGTAAACCTGGCGGTGGTGCTGCGCAATCCCCTAACTGGAAAACAGCACTTCGCGCGGGTAAAAATCCCGGAAAGCCTGCCCCGGCTGATCTGCGTGGAACAGGCAATAGACCAGGTAATCCCGGAGGATGCGCTAGATACCAAGGGAGAAGCCACTTTCGTTACCATGGAGGACGTTATCGGTCCGCACCTAGATCACCTCTTCCCGGGGATGGAAATCTTGGAGCATCACGTGTTCCGCCTGACCCGCAACGAAGATCTGGAAGTAGAAGAGGACGACGCCGAGAACCTGCTGACCGCAATGGAACAAGAACTCTTGCGGCGCCGTTTCGGCCCGGCAGTCCGCCTAGAGGTGGCAGAGGGGATTTCCCGTCCAGTCCTGGACTTCCTGGTTGCCAAACTAGAGATTGGGATGGAGGATGTTTTCGCCCTCCCCGAACCTATTGACCTGCGCTGCCTGAACGAACTGCACGAACTGGATTTGCCGGAACTCAAGTACAAGAAGTTCGTTCCGGCCACCGCCGCCGGGCTTGCGGAAGTGGAATCGGCCAGACCCACCGATATTTTTGCGATGATTCGTAGCCACGATGTGCTGCTGCATCACCCCTATGATTCTTTCTCGACCTCGGTGCAACATTTCGTCACCTACGCCGCTAAAGATCCGAAAGTGCGTTCCATAAAGCAGACGCTTTACCGCACTTCCTCAGATTCTCCGATTGTTTCTGCCCTAATTGAGGCGGCACAAAACGGGAAACAGGTGCTGGCGATTGTAGAGATCAAAGCCCGTTTCGATGAGGACGCCAACATTTCTTGGGCGCGCAAACTAGAGCGCGCTGGGGTACACGTGGTCTATGGGATGGTGGGGTTGAAAACCCACTGCAAACTGTCGATGGTGGTGCGGGAAGAAGCCGATGGTCTGCGCCGCTACTGCCACGTAGGCACCGGTAACTATCACCCCAAGACGGCACGCGGATATGAGGATCTCGGCTTGCTGACCTGTGACCGCGAGGTAGCTCAAGACCTTACTCGTCTGTTTAATCAGCTTTCTGGTTATGCGCCCCGTACCTCCTTCCACCGCTTATTGGTGGCACCGCGCTCTATCCGTCCCGGGATTATCGAACGCATTGAACGCGAGGTCGATAATCACCGTAAGGGTCTGCCCGCCTATATCGGGATTAAAGTAAACTCCCTGGTAGACGAGGCAGTAACCGATGCCCTCTACCGCGCCAGCCAGGCAGGTGTGCCTATCGATATTGTGGTTCGCGGGATTTGCACGATTCGTTCTGGAGTGCGCGGCCTATCCGAAAATATCCGGGTGCGCTCTATTTTGGGACGTTTCCTGGAGCATTCACGGATTTATGCTTTCGAAAATTCCGGACAGCCGGAAGTGTGGATCGGCTCTGCTGACCTGATGCACCGCAACCTGGATCGCCGGGTGGAGGCGCTGATTTTAATTAAAGATGCCGAGATGACCGCGGAGCTCATGGATTTGGTGAAACTCGAAGCCTCCCCAGAGGTTTCCTCTTGGCATTTGCGCCGGGATGGAACTTGGCGGCGTCATATTGAGGCCAAAGACGGCTCTGCCCTAATGGACATCCAAGAGTACCTAATTAATAAAGCCAATTCGCGGATGAAGGGACGCTAG
- a CDS encoding FAD-dependent oxidoreductase, with protein MSDRPLSVAVIGAGPAGIYASDILSKSGLNVEIDLFERLPAPYGLVRYGVAPDHPRIRAIITALYKILQRGDIRLLANVNVGGEDADITVDDLHEHYDAIIFATGSDRDKPIDLPGQDLPECYGAADFVSWYDGNPDYPRFWPLEAKEVAVIGVGNVALDIARVMAKHPADMLKTEIPENVAKELYKSPITDVHIFGRRGPAQVKFTPLELRELGQQPGVKVIVSEEDFEFDEGSEQAIAASKQTKMVVDTLINYAMDEDDSEADRRIHLHLFSAPKEILADEDGHVRALVTERTQLNGDGTVSGTGELRETPVQAVYRAVGYFSSPITGLPFDEARGVIPNKEGRVTDLEGTPLNGIYATGWVKRGPVGLIGSTKSDAQQTIAHLVEDAEAGRLVATGKAVGHDAMIKLLEQRGVPFSTWHGWELLDEYEKQLGSDFGEVEGGRGARERVKVVSRKAMSAISRGEDVPEDLIGKDGE; from the coding sequence GTGTCTGACCGTCCGCTTAGTGTTGCTGTGATTGGAGCCGGTCCTGCCGGAATCTATGCCTCCGATATTTTGTCCAAGTCTGGTCTCAATGTAGAAATTGACCTATTTGAACGCCTGCCTGCGCCCTATGGCTTGGTGCGTTACGGGGTGGCTCCGGATCACCCCCGGATTCGCGCGATTATCACTGCCCTTTACAAGATTTTGCAGCGCGGAGATATTCGTCTGCTGGCCAATGTGAATGTTGGTGGCGAGGACGCTGATATTACCGTTGATGACCTACATGAACACTATGATGCGATTATTTTCGCCACCGGTTCTGACCGGGATAAACCGATTGATTTGCCTGGCCAGGATTTGCCGGAATGCTATGGGGCTGCTGATTTCGTTTCCTGGTACGACGGCAACCCGGACTATCCGCGTTTTTGGCCGCTAGAGGCGAAAGAGGTGGCAGTTATCGGGGTGGGTAACGTCGCCCTGGATATCGCTCGGGTAATGGCCAAACACCCGGCGGATATGTTAAAAACTGAAATCCCCGAAAATGTGGCGAAAGAACTCTACAAATCCCCGATCACGGATGTACATATTTTCGGGCGGCGCGGACCTGCCCAAGTGAAGTTCACTCCCTTGGAGCTGCGCGAACTCGGTCAACAGCCGGGAGTAAAAGTTATTGTTTCCGAGGAAGATTTCGAGTTCGACGAAGGCTCGGAACAGGCGATTGCGGCTTCGAAGCAAACCAAAATGGTAGTCGATACCTTAATTAATTACGCGATGGACGAGGACGATAGCGAGGCTGACCGCCGCATCCACCTGCATTTATTCTCGGCTCCCAAAGAGATTTTGGCCGATGAAGACGGGCACGTGCGCGCCCTAGTTACGGAACGCACTCAGCTGAACGGGGACGGAACAGTTTCCGGTACTGGCGAACTGCGGGAAACCCCGGTACAGGCGGTTTATCGCGCGGTCGGGTATTTCTCGTCTCCGATTACGGGGCTGCCTTTCGATGAGGCGCGCGGGGTGATTCCGAATAAGGAAGGACGGGTTACCGACCTAGAGGGAACCCCCTTGAACGGCATTTACGCTACCGGTTGGGTAAAGCGCGGCCCGGTAGGGCTGATTGGCTCTACCAAGTCGGATGCCCAGCAAACTATTGCTCACCTGGTAGAGGACGCGGAAGCCGGCAGGCTAGTGGCTACCGGGAAAGCGGTAGGTCACGATGCCATGATTAAGCTACTTGAGCAGCGAGGGGTGCCTTTCTCCACCTGGCACGGCTGGGAGCTACTGGACGAATATGAAAAGCAGTTGGGCTCGGACTTCGGTGAAGTTGAGGGTGGCCGCGGAGCGCGCGAGCGGGTCAAAGTGGTGTCCCGTAAAGCTATGAGCGCGATTTCCCGCGGCGAGGACGTGCCTGAAGATTTAATTGGTAAGGACGGCGAATAG